A window of Leptospira dzoumogneensis genomic DNA:
AGATCCTTTCATATAGATCCTACGATCCGAAGTCATGCTGCTTCCATCATGCTGGAATTTGCAAACCAGATCTGCGCTGAACTGATCTCCGAAATGAAATTGGGAAGATTCCAAATAGATATTCTTCCTCCTGAAAATCTGAACAATAAATTGGTCCCGATCGATCTGGAAAATTTAAGACAGTATATTCTGATCTATTTTCTGAAAGATGAGGATGCCAAAGAATATCTCGGCAGGATCTATCTCATTCTACTGATGCAAAAATATTAATATAGATAAAAAGGATTTCGGGTATGA
This region includes:
- a CDS encoding chemotaxis protein CheX; this translates as MSLNIDPLLDEKFILTISQIFPEFLEKNLGVQAVREAFGPSKNEGLCYENCTSVEFQGEAKGRLFLAMDGYTKLKLLPKIARSFHIDPTIRSHAASIMLEFANQICAELISEMKLGRFQIDILPPENLNNKLVPIDLENLRQYILIYFLKDEDAKEYLGRIYLILLMQKY